A window of Gavia stellata isolate bGavSte3 chromosome 29, bGavSte3.hap2, whole genome shotgun sequence contains these coding sequences:
- the FAM76A gene encoding protein FAM76A isoform X2, translating into MAALYACTKCHQRFPFEALSQGQQLCKECRIAHPIVKCTYCRTEFQQESKTNTICKKCAQNVKLYGTPKPCQYCNIIAAFIGNKCQRCTNSEKKYGPPHSCEQCKQQCAFDRKDDRKKVDGKLLCWLCTLSYKRVLQKTKEQCKHLSSSSRASLQEKEQYSRLSSGSHYNSFSPDLALDSPGTDHFVIIAQLKEEVATLKKMLHQKDQMILEKEKKITELKADLQYQESQMRAKMNQMEKTHKEVMEQLQAKNRELLKQAAALSKGKKPEKSGAITSP; encoded by the exons ATGGCGGCGCTCTACGCCTGCACCAAGTGCCACCAGCGCTTCCCCTTCGAGGCGCTCAGCCAgggccagcagctctgcaag GAGTGCCGGATTGCACATCCCATTGTTAAATGCACTTACTGCAGGACCGAATTCCAGCAGGAAAG CAAAACCAACACAATATGCAAGAAGTGTGCTCAGAACGTGAAGCTCTACGGAACA CCAAAACCCTGCCAGTACTGCAACATTATAGCAGCATTTATTGGAAACAAGTGCCAGCGTTGCACAAACTCTGAAAAGAAGTACGGACCTCCGCACTCCTGCGAGCAGTGCAAGCAGCAGTGTGCGTTTGACCGGAAGGATGATAGAAAGAAG GTGGATGGAAAGCTGCTATGCTGGTTATGCACGCTATCCTATAAACGAGTCCTACAGAAGACCAAAGAGCAGTGCAAACACTTGAGCAGCTCTTCCCGGGCAAGCCTGCAAGAGAAGGAACAGTACAGTAGGCTCAGCAGTGGCAGCCACTATAACAG TTTTTCTCCGGACCTCGCCCTGGACTCTCCTGGCACTGACCACTTTGTTATCATTGCccagctgaaggaggaagtggcTACTTTAAAAAAGATGCTGCACCAGAAAGATCAGATGATtttggagaaggagaagaag ATCACAGAGCTGAAAGCCGACCTGCAGTACCAGGAGTCACAGATGAGGGCAAAGATGAACCAAATGGAGAAGACACACAAGGAGGTCATGGAGCAGTTACAG GCCAAGAACAGAGAACTCCTGAAGCAAGCAGCTGCCCTATCGAAGGGCAAAAAGCCTGAGAAGTCGGGAGCAATAACCTCCCCttaa
- the FAM76A gene encoding protein FAM76A isoform X1, with the protein MAALYACTKCHQRFPFEALSQGQQLCKECRIAHPIVKCTYCRTEFQQESKTNTICKKCAQNVKLYGTPKPCQYCNIIAAFIGNKCQRCTNSEKKYGPPHSCEQCKQQCAFDRKDDRKKVDGKLLCWLCTLSYKRVLQKTKEQCKHLSSSSRASLQEKEQYSRLSSGSHYNSQKTLSTSSIQNEIPKKKAKFDAISANGDSFSPDLALDSPGTDHFVIIAQLKEEVATLKKMLHQKDQMILEKEKKITELKADLQYQESQMRAKMNQMEKTHKEVMEQLQAKNRELLKQAAALSKGKKPEKSGAITSP; encoded by the exons ATGGCGGCGCTCTACGCCTGCACCAAGTGCCACCAGCGCTTCCCCTTCGAGGCGCTCAGCCAgggccagcagctctgcaag GAGTGCCGGATTGCACATCCCATTGTTAAATGCACTTACTGCAGGACCGAATTCCAGCAGGAAAG CAAAACCAACACAATATGCAAGAAGTGTGCTCAGAACGTGAAGCTCTACGGAACA CCAAAACCCTGCCAGTACTGCAACATTATAGCAGCATTTATTGGAAACAAGTGCCAGCGTTGCACAAACTCTGAAAAGAAGTACGGACCTCCGCACTCCTGCGAGCAGTGCAAGCAGCAGTGTGCGTTTGACCGGAAGGATGATAGAAAGAAG GTGGATGGAAAGCTGCTATGCTGGTTATGCACGCTATCCTATAAACGAGTCCTACAGAAGACCAAAGAGCAGTGCAAACACTTGAGCAGCTCTTCCCGGGCAAGCCTGCAAGAGAAGGAACAGTACAGTAGGCTCAGCAGTGGCAGCCACTATAACAG CCAGAAAACCTTATCCACCTCTTCCATTCAGAACGAAATCCCAAAGAAGAAAGCCAAGTTTGATGCCATATCTGCCAATGGTGACAG TTTTTCTCCGGACCTCGCCCTGGACTCTCCTGGCACTGACCACTTTGTTATCATTGCccagctgaaggaggaagtggcTACTTTAAAAAAGATGCTGCACCAGAAAGATCAGATGATtttggagaaggagaagaag ATCACAGAGCTGAAAGCCGACCTGCAGTACCAGGAGTCACAGATGAGGGCAAAGATGAACCAAATGGAGAAGACACACAAGGAGGTCATGGAGCAGTTACAG GCCAAGAACAGAGAACTCCTGAAGCAAGCAGCTGCCCTATCGAAGGGCAAAAAGCCTGAGAAGTCGGGAGCAATAACCTCCCCttaa
- the FAM76A gene encoding protein FAM76A isoform X3, with translation MAALYACTKCHQRFPFEALSQGQQLCKECRIAHPIVKCTYCRTEFQQESKTNTICKKCAQNVKLYGTVDGKLLCWLCTLSYKRVLQKTKEQCKHLSSSSRASLQEKEQYSRLSSGSHYNSFSPDLALDSPGTDHFVIIAQLKEEVATLKKMLHQKDQMILEKEKKITELKADLQYQESQMRAKMNQMEKTHKEVMEQLQAKNRELLKQAAALSKGKKPEKSGAITSP, from the exons ATGGCGGCGCTCTACGCCTGCACCAAGTGCCACCAGCGCTTCCCCTTCGAGGCGCTCAGCCAgggccagcagctctgcaag GAGTGCCGGATTGCACATCCCATTGTTAAATGCACTTACTGCAGGACCGAATTCCAGCAGGAAAG CAAAACCAACACAATATGCAAGAAGTGTGCTCAGAACGTGAAGCTCTACGGAACA GTGGATGGAAAGCTGCTATGCTGGTTATGCACGCTATCCTATAAACGAGTCCTACAGAAGACCAAAGAGCAGTGCAAACACTTGAGCAGCTCTTCCCGGGCAAGCCTGCAAGAGAAGGAACAGTACAGTAGGCTCAGCAGTGGCAGCCACTATAACAG TTTTTCTCCGGACCTCGCCCTGGACTCTCCTGGCACTGACCACTTTGTTATCATTGCccagctgaaggaggaagtggcTACTTTAAAAAAGATGCTGCACCAGAAAGATCAGATGATtttggagaaggagaagaag ATCACAGAGCTGAAAGCCGACCTGCAGTACCAGGAGTCACAGATGAGGGCAAAGATGAACCAAATGGAGAAGACACACAAGGAGGTCATGGAGCAGTTACAG GCCAAGAACAGAGAACTCCTGAAGCAAGCAGCTGCCCTATCGAAGGGCAAAAAGCCTGAGAAGTCGGGAGCAATAACCTCCCCttaa